From Brevibacillus marinus, a single genomic window includes:
- a CDS encoding HAMP domain-containing sensor histidine kinase: MQSLITMRWLQEVEDQLHIEFTMPLEIAERRTELIARSLVEDVNRDLQIWSRDMGNWMLSQQLPLSSILRTYQLYRNVFWGVVRPALPFWTLSEREIHHLEQKIGQSIDEALYWGVYHFEQAVNAELNKKEEMISILHNDKLTILGKLAASMAHELRNPLCAIEGFLKLINESVQEDPKIKSYIDVIMHEFANLNRQITGFLSFSQKPILDEVFKEVSFPQLLDEVELLIKPRIIAENIVFERQIRVFSLHCYEEGLKQVLVHLFHNAIDAVQNTAVKEIRIFARTRGERVIITVENTGEVIPSHLLEKLYQPFFTTKNNAGIGLSICKNIIEKHNGTIRCESKPELTQFIIDLPLVQPPSLLGPLLSES, translated from the coding sequence TTGCAGTCGCTGATTACGATGCGGTGGCTGCAAGAGGTGGAAGATCAACTCCATATTGAGTTCACCATGCCATTGGAAATAGCCGAACGTCGTACAGAGCTGATCGCGCGTTCTTTGGTGGAGGACGTCAATCGCGATCTGCAAATCTGGTCGCGGGATATGGGGAATTGGATGCTCTCCCAGCAGCTGCCTCTCTCCTCGATCCTTCGCACGTACCAGCTTTACCGCAATGTCTTTTGGGGCGTAGTACGCCCTGCCCTGCCGTTTTGGACCTTGAGCGAACGGGAGATCCACCATCTTGAGCAAAAGATTGGCCAGTCCATCGACGAAGCGCTTTACTGGGGCGTCTATCACTTTGAACAGGCCGTCAATGCCGAGCTAAACAAAAAAGAAGAGATGATCTCGATCCTGCACAATGACAAACTGACCATTTTGGGGAAGTTGGCTGCCAGCATGGCGCACGAACTGCGCAACCCGCTTTGTGCCATCGAAGGCTTCCTCAAGTTGATCAACGAATCGGTGCAGGAAGATCCCAAGATCAAATCCTACATTGACGTGATCATGCACGAATTCGCCAACTTGAACCGCCAGATAACCGGATTCCTCAGCTTCTCCCAAAAGCCGATTCTCGATGAAGTGTTTAAAGAAGTGTCGTTTCCGCAGTTGCTCGACGAGGTGGAACTGCTGATCAAACCGCGAATCATCGCCGAAAACATCGTGTTTGAACGGCAAATTAGAGTGTTTTCCCTGCACTGTTACGAAGAGGGATTGAAACAGGTGCTGGTCCATCTGTTTCACAACGCAATCGATGCGGTGCAAAACACGGCCGTGAAAGAGATACGCATTTTTGCCCGGACACGGGGCGAGCGCGTCATCATCACCGTGGAAAACACGGGAGAAGTGATTCCCAGCCACCTGTTGGAAAAGCTGTATCAACCCTTCTTTACAACCAAAAACAACGCCGGAATCGGACTTTCCATCTGTAAAAATATTATCGAAAAGCACAACGGCACGATCCGCTGCGAATCCAAGCCTGAATTGACGCAGTTCATCATCGACCTTCCCCTGGTGCAGCCGCCGTCCCTGCTGGGGCCTCTCCTGTCGGAATCCTGA
- a CDS encoding TerC family protein: MDAGFWLSFVQIFLIDLVLSSDNAVLIGMACRGLAPQQRRRAVLYGTLGAVLLRIGLTGMATWMLEIPLLKAAGGILLLWIAARLMLDEAAESSDVTSGKNTVQAIKTIILADFVMSLDNVLAVGGAARGELLLVLFGLGLSIPLLMWGSTLVARLIDRYPLLLLIGTAVLAYTAFSMLAEDPAFRYYVQGLPYHQLLVPLTSVLFIILLGRGRKRA; encoded by the coding sequence ATGGACGCGGGATTTTGGTTGTCGTTTGTGCAAATTTTCCTCATTGATCTGGTTCTCAGCAGCGACAATGCCGTGCTGATCGGCATGGCCTGCCGGGGCTTGGCTCCCCAGCAACGTCGGCGTGCCGTCTTGTACGGAACGTTGGGAGCGGTCCTGCTGCGGATCGGTTTGACCGGTATGGCGACGTGGATGCTGGAGATCCCGCTGCTGAAGGCAGCGGGAGGCATCCTCTTGCTTTGGATCGCCGCTCGGCTGATGTTGGACGAGGCAGCCGAATCCTCGGACGTCACTTCTGGCAAAAACACCGTACAGGCGATCAAGACGATCATCCTCGCCGATTTTGTGATGAGTCTGGACAACGTTCTGGCAGTAGGGGGAGCGGCGCGTGGCGAGCTTTTACTGGTGCTGTTCGGCCTGGGGCTCAGCATCCCGCTGTTGATGTGGGGGAGTACGCTCGTGGCACGGCTGATCGACCGTTACCCGCTTCTCCTCTTGATCGGGACTGCTGTCTTGGCCTATACGGCTTTCAGCATGCTGGCGGAAGATCCCGCCTTTCGCTACTACGTTCAAGGACTTCCGTACCACCAATTGCTGGTACCCCTGACCTCTGTCCTGTTCATCATTCTGCTGGGAAGAGGGCGGAAAAGGGCGTAA
- a CDS encoding YkoP family protein encodes MNSGILSLWGIWDTVYQCCTRLQYVDREKNIFRIVLLRYRGEVLATADGQEIRPGDLIIKLHIHNYRLAKMFYGLHNETKMALLLRKRILESLPQLAAFVAALPQSAQIKGVVGTTMLSKGAEKLGFSVSQVPLTPFFRYKRWYLKLMIRLIHPDGAKRLSRNQDLVLNRVYMSKAELFRRYLPEGSEAGA; translated from the coding sequence ATGAATTCCGGTATCTTATCCCTCTGGGGCATCTGGGACACGGTATATCAATGCTGCACTCGTTTACAGTACGTGGATAGGGAAAAAAACATCTTCCGCATTGTCCTCCTTAGGTACAGAGGCGAGGTACTTGCGACAGCGGATGGTCAGGAAATCCGGCCGGGTGATCTGATTATCAAGCTGCACATCCACAACTACCGTTTGGCCAAAATGTTTTATGGCCTCCATAATGAGACGAAAATGGCCCTGCTGCTTCGCAAACGGATCCTGGAGTCGCTGCCCCAACTGGCCGCCTTTGTGGCCGCCCTCCCGCAATCGGCACAAATCAAAGGGGTTGTCGGCACGACGATGCTCTCCAAGGGAGCGGAAAAGCTCGGCTTCAGCGTTTCCCAAGTACCGCTTACCCCTTTTTTTCGTTACAAGCGCTGGTACCTGAAGCTGATGATCCGCCTGATCCATCCGGACGGCGCAAAACGTTTGAGCCGCAATCAGGATCTCGTGCTAAACCGTGTGTACATGTCCAAAGCGGAACTGTTCAGGCGATACTTGCCGGAAGGCAGCGAAGCAGGGGCATGA
- a CDS encoding MGDG synthase family glycosyltransferase, which yields MSRKIVICTEEWAGSGHKMAALALAEALREHDSSIPVTTVYGLRTISPLLRKLSHTAYSYSLNRAPQLWQRIYEREKQWGRVLQRPLAAVLGERLLRQLIEPEAPTAVIATHAYCLSALAWAKRRAGKPFQLAVALTDFQLNSFWVNRDIDYYIVSHEHIGEQLTRQFSVEPHRIFPYGIPVRLPFFQENGRTKKEWREFLGLHPARFTVLLASGEAGHSNYQPVVERLLQLDVPLQIAVITGHNQRQLASLRRQYGSLNSRHTLYLMGYVAEIWTWLGAADLLITKPGGITCAEALAMHTPLLLYRPLPGQERRNSRFLQEQGVAYAAETAEEVARIVRRLATEPETWAQAAHKAARLARPDAARRAAELILAAHPLRAKRDP from the coding sequence ATGAGCAGGAAAATTGTCATCTGCACGGAGGAGTGGGCTGGAAGCGGCCACAAAATGGCGGCGCTGGCGCTGGCAGAGGCCCTGCGCGAACACGATTCTTCCATCCCGGTTACCACTGTTTACGGGCTACGCACGATCAGTCCGCTTTTGCGCAAGCTCTCCCACACCGCCTATTCCTATTCGCTCAACCGGGCTCCCCAGCTGTGGCAGCGCATCTACGAGCGGGAGAAGCAGTGGGGGCGTGTGCTGCAGCGGCCGCTGGCAGCCGTGTTGGGAGAGCGCCTGTTGCGCCAGCTGATTGAACCGGAAGCCCCGACCGCTGTCATCGCAACGCACGCCTATTGTTTGTCGGCGTTGGCCTGGGCCAAACGGCGGGCGGGGAAACCGTTCCAGTTGGCAGTGGCGCTGACGGACTTTCAGCTGAACAGTTTTTGGGTAAACCGGGACATTGATTATTATATCGTTTCGCATGAACACATCGGCGAGCAGTTGACACGCCAGTTTTCCGTCGAACCGCACCGCATTTTCCCTTACGGCATCCCCGTCCGGCTGCCTTTTTTCCAGGAAAACGGGCGGACAAAAAAAGAATGGCGAGAGTTCTTGGGGCTTCATCCCGCCCGCTTTACCGTGCTGCTTGCCAGCGGGGAAGCGGGGCACAGCAACTATCAACCGGTTGTCGAGCGGCTGCTGCAACTGGACGTTCCGCTGCAGATCGCGGTCATCACGGGACACAATCAGCGTCAGTTAGCCAGCCTCAGGCGGCAGTACGGCAGCCTCAACTCCCGCCACACGCTGTACCTGATGGGATACGTTGCGGAGATCTGGACGTGGCTGGGGGCCGCCGATCTGCTGATCACCAAGCCCGGCGGCATCACTTGTGCGGAAGCGTTGGCGATGCATACCCCGCTGCTCCTCTACCGTCCCCTGCCGGGCCAGGAACGGCGAAACAGCAGGTTCCTGCAAGAACAAGGCGTTGCCTACGCGGCGGAGACAGCGGAAGAGGTCGCCCGCATCGTGCGGCGGCTCGCGACGGAACCGGAAACCTGGGCCCAAGCCGCTCACAAGGCCGCCCGGCTCGCCCGGCCTGATGCCGCGCGGCGGGCGGCAGAGCTGATTCTCGCCGCCCATCCCCTGCGCGCCAAGCGCGATCCTTGA
- a CDS encoding alpha/beta-type small acid-soluble spore protein translates to MAANNSSRNRLLVPQANQALDQLKYEIAQEFGVQLGADTTSRQNGSVGGEITKRLVSFAEQQLAGRS, encoded by the coding sequence ATGGCAGCGAACAACTCTTCTCGCAACCGCTTGCTCGTACCTCAGGCCAACCAAGCGCTGGATCAACTGAAGTACGAGATCGCTCAAGAGTTCGGTGTTCAACTTGGTGCAGATACCACTTCTCGTCAAAACGGGTCGGTAGGGGGAGAAATCACCAAGCGGCTGGTAAGCTTCGCCGAACAGCAACTGGCTGGCCGTTCCTAA